The sequence CCAGCGGCTGGGCGACTCCACGGCGCGGCGCTCCGATTTGCGGCTGGTGGCGGCCACCAATCGTCAGGTCGGAGAGCTGAAGCGCGACTTTGCCGCGCGGTTGAAGATGCGCGTACGAGTGCCGGGCATCGCCGAACGCGTCGAAGACATCCCGCTGCTCATCAACCACCTGCTGCGAGGATTCGCCGAGGCAGACCCGGAACTGACCAAGCGCTTCTTCGAGGCGCGCGAGGGGCGCCTCGTTCCTCGGCTATCGCCGGAGTTGATCGAGGCGCTGCTGCGCCACGAGTATCTCGAGCACACTCGTGAGCTGGAACGCGCGCTTTTGGTCGCGTTTTCCACGAGCAGCGACGAGTACGTCGCACTCTCGCCCGGCGTCAGCGAAGCGCTGACTCAGAACGTCCCCGACGACACGCCCGAGCTCACCCGCGAGGCGATCGAATCGGCGCTTTCGCGGGCGGGTGGCAGCGTGACGGAAGCGGCCCGACAACTCAGATTGCGTAACCGCTACGCTCTCTACCGCAAGATGAAGCAGTTGGGCGTACCGCGGCCCGATCACGAAGCTGGTTGAACCAGCGAGAGCGCGCTAAATTCGCTGGCGGAGTCCATGTCCCAGGAGGAGCGCAGCCCAATCGCCGCCGGCCAGTCGATCGACGGAAAATACCGAGTCGAACGAATCCTCGGTCGCGGTGGTATCGGCATCGTCGCGAAGGCAGAACACCTGATCCTGAAGCATCCGGTCGCGCTCAAGGTCCTCCGCCAGGAGCTCGCTCGCGAGCAACGCCAGGTGGTGCGCTTCCTGCGCGAAGCCCGGGCGGCAGTACGCCTGGAGAGCGAGCACGTTGCGCGCGTTCTGGATGTGGGCACCCTGCCCGACGGAGCGCCGTACATGGTGATGGAGTACCTCGAGGGTGAGGATCTAGCTCAGCGTTTGGCGCGCTCCGGGCCCCTGGCACCGCAAGAGGTGGCGGGGTACTTGCTCGAAGCATGCGACGGGCTCGCCGAGGCACACTCGGCCGGCATCGTGCACCGCGACGTCAAACCCGCGAATCTCTTCTTGGCGCGGGGCAAGGACGGCGCCGAGCGGCTGCGCGTGCTCGACTTCGGGATCGCCAAGGCCGCGGAGTCGGAGAGCGACGGCGACTTCAGCTCGACGGAAACCGGAGGCTGGGTTGGGTCGCCGCGCTACATGTCGCCGGAGCAGATGCGTCCCAGGCTGGAAGTGGACGCTCGCACCGATATCTGGGCGCTCGGCATCACGGCCTACGAGCTGATGAGTGGCGCGTCGCCCTTCGAGGGCGAGTCGATGTCGGAGATCTGCGCGGCCGTGCTGCACGTCGATCCCGCTCCCATTCACGAACGCGTTGACCTGCCACGAGCCCTGGGTGAGGCCGTGATGCGCTGCCTCCAGAAGGACCCGGCGCACCGCTATGGTTCGATTCGGGAGTTCGCGAGCGAAATCGCTCCTTTTGCGCCAGCCAAAGCCCAGCCGAAATTGGCTCGGATCCACAAGTGGAAGGCCGCCGAGCCCAGCCCGCGAGCCGGCGGGAGGGCGCCCGCCGGCAACGCCCTCACGGTCTCTTCTCACGGCCCGGCATCGGTATTCTCGGCCGGCAACACCGATGAGCTGGCCGTAGCCGGCGCCGAGCAAACGTCCTCGCGACGCTGGCTCCGGTGGGCCGCGTTGGTAATACTACTGCCGCTGGCCGCAGGGCTGCTGCTGCTGGATGGTGCCCCGTTACCCCTCACGGCTGCCCTGCAACCGCAACACGCCGCGCACCGAGCGTTCCAAGGCGCGCTTTCTCTCCACCGGTCCAAACCTACCCCCCACCCGACGTCGCCGGCACTCGCTCCTCCGGAGGCCAGTGAGCAACCCGGCGGCGCCCCACCACCGCGTCGCGAGCCCGCGCACCATGGCGCATCCCCAAAGGACGGCGAGCACCTCCCCGCCGCTTCGAGCTCACCCGCCGCGTCGGCCCACACACCGAAGGTCGAAAACCCACTGTTGATGGATCGTGAATAGGCTGCGTTTTCTCGTCCTGATCTTGGTGCTGACCACTCTGTTCGGCACGCGCGCGGCTTTTGCCGGCGAACCGGCTTCACGCAAAGCGATGGCGGAAGCGCTGTTCGTCCAGGGCCGCGAAGCGATGCAGCGCGGCGCTTTCGGCCTGGCCGCCGAGAAACTCGAAGACAGTCAGGCGATCGACGCAGCGGTCGGCACCTTGCTCAATCTGGCGACTTGCTACGAAGAGCTGAATCGAACTGCCAGCGCCTGGGTCACCTATAAGCGAGCCGCCGCGCTGGCGCGCGCGCAGCAGCAAACGGATCGCGAAGCGTTTGCTCGCGAGAAGGCAGCTTCGCTCAAGTCGAGTCTGGCCTACATCGTCGTCGAGCCGAGCGACCCGCCGAAAGATCTGAAGATCCTGCGCGACGACGAAGAAATTCCCAGGCGCCTCTGGGGCAAGCCAGTTCCCGTCGATCCGGGCGATTACCGGGTGGTCGCCCGAGCGCCCGGACGACCACTCGTCGAGCGTGGCGTCACCGCCGCTCCGGGCAAGATACAGCGCGTGGTGTTGACTGGTCTGGTGGACAAACGGCGTGTTGAGGCGCCGCCTCCGGCAGCGCCCGCTAGATCCAAAGCCGTGACTCAGCCCACTGCCGGACCGAGCTCTCAGCGCCGCACGCCGGCTCGCGACGTCACTCGGGGGGACGCACAGAGGCTCTGGGGTGCTGTGGTAGGAGGGGCGGGGATTGCGGGACTAGTAGTCGGCGGAGCGTTCATGGCGCGCGCCATCTCCAAGAACGACGACTCGCAGCAGCACTGCCAGGGAAACCTCTGTGACGATACGGGCAAGGTGCTGAGAGACGAGGCGCGCAGTGCCGGGAACCTTGCCACCGTGTTCATCGGGGTCGGGGCTCTGGGAGTCGTGGGCGGCGCCGTGCTGTTCTTGACCGCGCCTCGTGAGGCGGCCGCGGGTTGGTGGGTCGGCCCCAGTGGCGGTCTCACGCACGCCGGGTTCGCGGGCGGCGCGCAATTCTGAGCGCCGGCGATCCCGGCGGCGGTACCACACGCTCCGGATTCGGATTACGCTGGCTGGGATGCTTCGAGGTCGTGTCAGCGGCTGGTGGATTCCGCTCGGGCTCTTGTTGAGTGCCCCCCTCGGCTGCAACTCCATCCTCGGCATCGAAGAAGCTGAAGTGACCCCAACCGGCGGCGGCACCGGGGGGACGGCCGGCGCCGCTGCGGGTGCGTCAGGCGCTGGTGGGACGGCTGGATCCGTTGGGGGCGCGTCAGGTGCCGCCGGCTGCACAGCCAATCTCGACAACGATCCCGACAACTGCGGCAGCTGCGCTCACTCCTGTCTGGGTAACGGTTGCTCTTCCGGCCAGTGCCAAGCTGAGCTGGTGACGGAAACGCCTTGGGGGGCCGCCAGCATCGCGCTCACCGCCTCTGCGATCTTCTGGGGCAATACCCTGAGCGGGGTTCTGTATCGCTACGATCGTACGACCAAGATGACCACGAACACTCATCTCGGAACCGACGTTTCGGAAGTCTACGCCGAAGGCAGCGACGTCTACGCCTTCGTCGACAAGGGCGACGAGATCTTCCGGGTTCCTGCATCCGGAGGCACCCCCCAGAGCATCATCAAGGTCGGAGCGGCCACGAGTTCGTTCGGAGTGGATCAGAGCGGCGTCTATTGGGTGACATGTCCTTCCTCCTCCAGCGGCGAGGTGTACCGAGCCAATCTCGATGGCGGCGGCCCAACCAAGCTCGTCGATGTCTCCCTCTGTCCCCTCACTTTGAGGCTCGATGCTACGCACATCTACTTCGCTACCAGCAAGTCGAGTGGGATTTACCGTGTCTCCAAGGCCAGCCCGCACACGCCGCAGCTGATCGGATCCGCGAACCCGGGCTCTGTCGCGCTTTTTGTCACCGACACCGACGTCTTCTTTGCGGACTTCGACTACATGAATTGGAGCGCGGGCGACGTGTACCGAGTGCCCAAAGGTGGCGGCCCGCCCCTGACCATCGCCAAGGATCAGTTGATCACCAGCGCCATCCTCGAGGCCAACGGCAAAGTGTATTGGACGAATCGCGGCACGTGGTCCAAGTTCACGGACGGGTCGGTGCAGGCAGCTCCCGTTCAGGGGACGACGGTGGGATCCAGCGTGGCACTGGGTACTGGGCTCGGCGCGCCTGAGTCGCTGGCTTTGGACG comes from Polyangiaceae bacterium and encodes:
- a CDS encoding serine/threonine-protein kinase, which gives rise to MSQEERSPIAAGQSIDGKYRVERILGRGGIGIVAKAEHLILKHPVALKVLRQELAREQRQVVRFLREARAAVRLESEHVARVLDVGTLPDGAPYMVMEYLEGEDLAQRLARSGPLAPQEVAGYLLEACDGLAEAHSAGIVHRDVKPANLFLARGKDGAERLRVLDFGIAKAAESESDGDFSSTETGGWVGSPRYMSPEQMRPRLEVDARTDIWALGITAYELMSGASPFEGESMSEICAAVLHVDPAPIHERVDLPRALGEAVMRCLQKDPAHRYGSIREFASEIAPFAPAKAQPKLARIHKWKAAEPSPRAGGRAPAGNALTVSSHGPASVFSAGNTDELAVAGAEQTSSRRWLRWAALVILLPLAAGLLLLDGAPLPLTAALQPQHAAHRAFQGALSLHRSKPTPHPTSPALAPPEASEQPGGAPPPRREPAHHGASPKDGEHLPAASSSPAASAHTPKVENPLLMDRE